A window of Hyperolius riggenbachi isolate aHypRig1 chromosome 1, aHypRig1.pri, whole genome shotgun sequence contains these coding sequences:
- the LOC137506034 gene encoding paraneoplastic antigen Ma1 homolog, whose product MESRAAGRWCENHQAAVGHCLVLELPGHDWTDAQIRKVAERLPISGRGFLLDSTTDPSGPTQFALLEWKTHVPHDKMPMTLTTPGGQLVQVTIPKGAAEVEAEVMGPLSEPAIDQEKNCIGPEVLEALRNLLTKCRSPDYSLASWGYRKLRLFSGKVPTPPGEEDFEAWMDQATQVLEEWDVPEISKKQRIIESLKGPAADTVRNLKMRQSDCTAQDYLDALHSVFGKIDKPADLLYQFEHTYQRVGEKLSSYVRRLDRLLHQLVLSKGIDPKQVDRARICQIQEGSQALDPVVFKLHLGDQVEVPSYPQLIKKIREEEALQDLKSGYTSARPVKICQVRTVEAEPVS is encoded by the coding sequence ATGGAGTCAAGAGCTGCCGGAAGATGGTGTGAGAACCACCAAGCTGCCGTGGGACACTGTTTAGTCCTAGAGTTGCCAGGGCATGACTGGACTGATGCACAGATTAGGAAAGTGGCTGAAAGACTACCAATATCTGGTCGGGGGTTCCTGTTAGATAGTACAACAGACCCAAGTGGACCAACTCAATTTGCCCTGCTGGAGTGGAAGACCCATGTCCCCCATGACAAGATGCCTATGACCCTCACAACTCCAGGCGGTCAGTTAGTTCAAGTGACCATTCCAAAAGGTGCAGCAGAAGTGGAAGCTGAAGTTATGGGGCCATTATCTGAGCCTGCCATTGATCAAGAGAAGAACTGTATTGGACCAGAAGTCCTTGAAGCATTAAGAAACCTACTGACAAAGTGTAGATCTCCTGACTATTCGCTAGCAAGCTGGGGGTACAGAAAGTTACGGTTGTTCTCTGGTAAAGTACCCACTCCCCCTGGTGAAGAAGATTTTGAGGCATGGATGGACCAAGCCACTCAGGTACTGGAAGAATGGGATGTTCCTGAAATAAGCAAGAAGCAGAGGATTATAGAAAGCTTGAAAGGTCCAGCAGCTGACACTGTCCGAAATTTGAAGATGAGACAATCTGATTGCACTGCACAGGATTATCTTGATGCATTGCATAGTGTGTTTGGGAAGATTGATAAGCCCGCTGATTTACTGTACCAATTTGAACACACCTACCAGAGGGTTGGAGAAAAGCTGTCAAGTTATGTAAGGCGACTAGACCGCCTCCTGCATCAGTTAGTGTTAAGTAAAGGAATAGACCCAAAGCAggtggatcgggcccgaatctgtCAAATCCAAGAGGGATCACAAGCTCTTGACCCAGTGGTGTTCAAGTTACACTTGGGGGATCAAGTGGAGGTGCCAAGCTATCCTCAACTGATTAAGAAAATTCGAGAAGAGGAAGCATTACAAGATCTAAAGTCTGGGTATACTAGTGCAAGGCCCGTGAAGATTTGTCAAGTCCGTACAGTGGAGGCAGAACCAGTGTCTTAA